In one Shinella zoogloeoides genomic region, the following are encoded:
- a CDS encoding amino acid ABC transporter permease, translating to MFSYNFHWNQAFKALPQMLDGALVTLQIALLSMAIGLVVALALTLFRLSGNRVLNGFATAWVEIARNTPALFQIYMAHFGLGNFGIHLSPYAALLVGIAFNNAGYLAENFRGALKAIPETQTRAGRSLGMTPLQAFRYIVMPQMLRIAFLPATNQMVWAILMTSLGVTVGMNTDLAGVTQALNAVSFRTFEFFALAAVIYYLIAKAVTLAARLAAARMFRY from the coding sequence ATGTTCAGTTACAATTTTCACTGGAACCAGGCCTTCAAGGCCCTGCCGCAGATGCTGGACGGCGCGCTCGTCACGCTCCAGATCGCGCTGCTTTCCATGGCCATCGGCCTCGTCGTCGCCCTGGCGCTGACGCTCTTCCGGCTGTCCGGCAACCGCGTCCTGAACGGCTTCGCCACGGCCTGGGTCGAGATCGCCCGCAACACGCCGGCCCTCTTCCAGATCTACATGGCCCATTTCGGGCTCGGCAATTTCGGCATCCACCTCAGCCCCTATGCGGCGCTGCTCGTCGGTATCGCCTTCAATAATGCCGGCTATCTCGCGGAAAACTTCCGTGGCGCGCTGAAGGCGATCCCGGAGACGCAGACCCGCGCCGGCCGCTCGCTCGGCATGACGCCGCTACAGGCCTTCCGCTACATCGTCATGCCGCAGATGCTGCGCATCGCCTTCCTGCCGGCCACCAACCAGATGGTCTGGGCGATCCTCATGACCTCGCTTGGCGTCACCGTTGGCATGAACACGGACCTTGCGGGCGTCACCCAGGCGCTGAACGCAGTGTCCTTCCGCACGTTCGAATTCTTCGCGCTCGCCGCGGTGATCTACTACCTGATCGCCAAGGCCGTGACGCTCGCCGCCCGGCTCGCCGCCGCGCGCATGTTCCGCTACTGA
- a CDS encoding dihydrodipicolinate synthase family protein, which yields MKAKIFSGVIPALMTPCKDDRSPDFDALVRKGKELIGKGMSAVVYCGSMGDWPLLTDEQRMEGVERLVKAGIPVIVGTGAVNTASAVAHAAHAQKVGAQGLMVIPRVLSRGSVVAAQKNHFKAILSAAPDLPAVIYNSPYYGFATRADLFFALREDHKNLVGFKEFGGAADMRYAAENITSRDDDVSLMIGVDTCVFTGFVDCGAVGAITGIGCVLPKEVIHMCNLAQAAAAGDPDARARALELESALAVLSSFDEGPDLVLYFKHMMVLKGDKEYTLHFNETDALSDSQRGYVESQLKLFDTWYAEWSKLPGAVEKYKA from the coding sequence ATGAAGGCCAAGATTTTTTCCGGTGTCATTCCCGCCCTGATGACGCCCTGCAAGGACGACCGCAGCCCCGATTTCGACGCGCTGGTCCGCAAGGGCAAGGAACTGATCGGCAAGGGCATGTCCGCCGTCGTCTATTGCGGCTCCATGGGTGACTGGCCGCTGCTCACCGACGAGCAGCGCATGGAAGGCGTCGAGCGCCTCGTGAAGGCTGGCATCCCGGTCATCGTCGGCACCGGCGCCGTCAACACCGCTTCGGCCGTCGCCCACGCCGCCCACGCTCAGAAGGTCGGCGCGCAGGGCCTCATGGTCATCCCGCGCGTCCTGTCCCGCGGCTCGGTCGTCGCTGCCCAGAAGAACCACTTCAAGGCGATCCTGTCCGCCGCCCCGGACCTGCCGGCCGTCATCTACAACAGCCCCTACTATGGCTTCGCCACCCGCGCTGACCTGTTCTTCGCGCTGCGCGAGGACCACAAGAACCTCGTCGGCTTCAAGGAATTCGGCGGCGCCGCCGACATGCGCTATGCGGCTGAAAACATCACCAGCCGCGACGATGACGTCTCGCTGATGATCGGCGTCGACACCTGCGTCTTCACCGGCTTCGTCGATTGCGGCGCCGTCGGCGCGATCACCGGTATCGGCTGCGTGCTGCCGAAGGAAGTCATCCACATGTGCAACCTCGCCCAGGCCGCTGCCGCCGGCGATCCGGATGCCCGCGCCCGCGCGCTGGAACTGGAATCGGCCCTTGCCGTGCTGTCCTCCTTCGACGAAGGCCCGGATCTCGTCCTCTACTTCAAGCACATGATGGTGCTGAAGGGCGACAAGGAATACACGCTGCACTTCAACGAGACCGACGCCCTCTCCGACAGCCAGCGCGGCTATGTCGAATCCCAGCTCAAGCTCTTCGACACCTGGTATGCCGAATGGAGCAAGCTGCCGGGCGCCGTAGAGAAGTACAAGGCCTGA
- a CDS encoding amino acid ABC transporter ATP-binding protein: protein MIEIENVRKSFGQLEVLKGINLTVEKGEVLTIIGGSGSGKSTLLTCINGLETIDAGRIVVDGTDVHAKGTDLNKLRRKLGIVFQQFNAFPHLTVLENVMLAPLKVLGQSKAEAEAMAVKQLTHVGLGDKLKVYPSRMSGGQQQRMAIARALAMSPAYMLFDEVTSALDPQLVGEVLDTLRMLASEGMTMICVTHEMKFAREVSDRVAFFHKGVMAEIAPPEALFGAPKDPELQAFLAATH, encoded by the coding sequence ATGATTGAGATCGAAAACGTCCGCAAATCCTTCGGCCAGCTTGAAGTCCTGAAGGGGATCAACCTTACCGTGGAGAAGGGCGAGGTGCTGACCATCATCGGCGGCTCGGGCTCGGGCAAGTCGACGCTGCTGACCTGCATCAATGGCCTGGAGACCATCGACGCCGGCCGCATCGTCGTCGATGGTACCGACGTCCACGCCAAGGGCACGGACCTCAACAAGCTGCGCCGCAAGCTCGGTATCGTGTTCCAGCAGTTCAACGCCTTCCCGCACCTGACGGTGCTGGAAAACGTCATGCTCGCGCCGCTAAAGGTGCTCGGCCAGTCCAAGGCCGAAGCGGAGGCGATGGCCGTAAAGCAGCTCACCCATGTCGGCCTCGGCGACAAGCTGAAGGTCTATCCGAGCCGCATGTCCGGCGGCCAGCAGCAGCGCATGGCGATCGCCCGGGCGCTTGCCATGTCGCCGGCCTACATGCTGTTCGACGAAGTGACCTCGGCGCTCGACCCGCAGCTCGTCGGCGAAGTGCTCGACACGCTGCGCATGCTGGCCTCCGAGGGCATGACGATGATCTGCGTCACGCACGAAATGAAGTTCGCCCGCGAGGTCTCCGACCGCGTCGCCTTCTTCCACAAGGGCGTGATGGCCGAGATCGCCCCGCCGGAAGCGCTGTTCGGCGCGCCGAAGGACCCGGAACTGCAGGCGTTCCTCGCCGCTACGCACTGA
- a CDS encoding ABC transporter substrate-binding protein yields MKKTSVLAFGLVAATALTSPAQADKLDDIISSGTLRCAVVLDFPPMGSRDENNNPIGFDVDYCNDLAKALGVTAEIVETPFPERIPALMSGRVDVGVASTSDTLERAKTVGMTVPYFAFQMAVTANDKSGVKSFEDMKGKVVGATAGTFEAIALEKSVKEWGAGEFRPYQTQADVFLALSQGQIDATVSTSTVAQSNVKSGKFAGISVVGNAPYDIDYVALFTNREEYGLINYLNLFINQQVRTGRYNELYEKWVGGEVPSLSINGVYR; encoded by the coding sequence ATGAAGAAGACCTCGGTCCTCGCCTTCGGCCTCGTGGCCGCCACCGCTCTGACCAGCCCGGCCCAGGCCGACAAGCTGGACGACATCATCTCGTCCGGCACGCTGCGCTGCGCCGTCGTTCTCGACTTCCCGCCGATGGGATCGCGCGACGAGAACAACAACCCGATCGGCTTCGACGTCGATTACTGCAACGACCTCGCCAAGGCCCTCGGCGTCACCGCCGAGATCGTCGAGACGCCCTTCCCGGAACGTATCCCGGCCCTGATGTCCGGCCGCGTCGATGTCGGCGTCGCCTCGACCTCCGACACGCTGGAACGCGCCAAGACCGTCGGCATGACGGTTCCCTACTTCGCCTTCCAGATGGCCGTCACGGCCAACGACAAGTCGGGCGTCAAGTCCTTCGAGGACATGAAGGGCAAGGTCGTCGGCGCCACCGCCGGCACGTTCGAGGCCATCGCGCTGGAAAAGTCGGTCAAGGAATGGGGCGCCGGCGAATTCCGCCCGTACCAGACCCAGGCTGACGTCTTCCTCGCGCTGAGCCAGGGCCAGATCGACGCCACGGTCTCCACCTCGACGGTTGCCCAGTCCAACGTCAAGAGCGGCAAGTTCGCCGGCATCTCGGTCGTCGGCAACGCGCCCTACGACATCGACTATGTCGCGCTCTTCACCAACCGCGAAGAATACGGCCTGATCAACTACCTGAACCTCTTCATCAACCAGCAGGTTCGCACCGGCCGCTACAACGAACTCTACGAGAAGTGGGTCGGCGGCGAAGTGCCCTCCCTTTCGATCAACGGCGTTTATCGCTAA
- a CDS encoding NAD(P)/FAD-dependent oxidoreductase — translation MKTEIKPGVVVIGAGVVGLSAAIAAQARGLVVTVLEREGPAAGASAGNAGAFAFTDILPLASPGILRKAPKWLLDPLGPLSVPPSYALQIAPWMFRFWRACSAKRVAHSTAAQTALMDLSKAELEPFLAETGTAAMLRKDGNLQVYESQGELDASLPGWKAREEHGIEFRHMDTAEMAEIQPGLAPRFTHGTFTPGWYSIADPKLYTLALADHFRARGGVIERAEVSSLHRIEGGVEIRTTDGRTLRAQKVVLAAGAFSHQVARSLGENIPLETERGYNTTLPADAFDLRTQVTFGGHGFVVTRLSTGIRVGGAVELGGLKLPPNFRRSEAMLEKARRFLPGLKPADGVQWMGFRPSLPDSLPAIGRARATPDVVYAFGHGHLGLTQSAGTARLVADLLTGGKPTIDIASFSPQRF, via the coding sequence ATGAAGACTGAAATAAAGCCCGGCGTCGTCGTCATCGGCGCCGGCGTGGTCGGCCTTTCCGCCGCGATCGCCGCGCAGGCACGCGGCCTTGTGGTCACCGTTCTTGAGCGCGAGGGGCCGGCCGCCGGCGCCTCTGCCGGCAATGCGGGCGCCTTCGCCTTTACCGACATCCTGCCGCTTGCCTCGCCCGGCATCCTCCGCAAGGCGCCGAAATGGCTGCTCGATCCGCTCGGCCCGCTCTCCGTTCCGCCGTCCTACGCCCTGCAGATCGCGCCGTGGATGTTCCGCTTCTGGCGTGCCTGCTCGGCAAAACGCGTCGCCCATTCCACCGCCGCGCAGACCGCGCTGATGGACCTGTCCAAAGCGGAGCTGGAGCCGTTCCTCGCCGAGACGGGCACGGCGGCGATGCTGCGCAAGGATGGTAACCTCCAGGTCTATGAGAGCCAGGGCGAGCTCGACGCTTCGCTGCCCGGCTGGAAGGCGCGCGAAGAGCACGGCATCGAATTCCGCCACATGGATACCGCCGAAATGGCTGAGATCCAGCCCGGCCTTGCGCCGCGCTTCACGCACGGCACCTTTACCCCCGGCTGGTATTCCATCGCCGATCCGAAGCTCTACACGCTGGCGCTGGCCGATCATTTCCGAGCAAGAGGCGGCGTGATCGAGCGCGCCGAGGTTTCCAGCCTGCACCGCATCGAGGGTGGCGTGGAAATCCGCACGACGGACGGCCGGACGCTGCGCGCGCAAAAGGTCGTGCTCGCCGCCGGCGCCTTCTCGCACCAGGTGGCCCGCTCGCTCGGCGAAAACATCCCGCTCGAAACCGAGCGCGGCTACAACACGACGCTGCCGGCCGACGCCTTCGACCTGCGCACGCAGGTCACCTTCGGCGGCCACGGCTTCGTCGTCACCCGGCTTTCGACCGGCATCCGCGTTGGCGGCGCGGTGGAGCTTGGCGGACTGAAGCTACCGCCGAACTTCCGCCGGTCGGAAGCCATGCTGGAAAAGGCGAGGCGCTTCCTGCCGGGCCTGAAGCCTGCGGATGGTGTGCAATGGATGGGCTTCCGCCCGTCGCTGCCCGACAGCCTGCCGGCCATCGGCCGCGCCCGGGCGACGCCCGATGTCGTCTATGCCTTCGGCCACGGCCATCTCGGCCTCACCCAGTCGGCTGGCACCGCGCGCCTCGTCGCCGATCTCCTCACCGGCGGCAAGCCCACGATCGACATCGCCTCCTTCTCGCCACAGCGCTTCTAG
- the lhpI gene encoding cis-3-hydroxy-L-proline dehydratase, giving the protein MAELSARSILSGTASGPIIAAGEALSFWGGVDPATGRVIDVHHPLHGVSITGGILMMPSSRGSCTGSGVLLDLALTGRAPAALIFSEAEDVLTLGALIAAEMFGRSLPVLRLSHDAFDALCRAKTARIGETAIEADGLVIPVAPPATAALDLTDDDRAMLDGRDGIAVQLALRITVAMAAQQDAGKLVDVVQGHIDGCIYASPANLTFAEKMADMDAKVRVPTTMNAISVDRANWEKQGVPHDFGDPAARLADAYVRMGCRPTFTCSPYLLDSAPKTGEAIAWAESNAVIFANTVLGARTAKHPDFLDLCIALTGRAPLSGVYLEEHRKARRVIDVELPDNVDDAFWPLVGYLAGRAAPDRIPLLTGLAAAKPTRDDLKALCAAFGTTSAAPMLHIQGVTPEADGAVAPDADRTAITKAEMIDVWRMFNDGPDAVELVAIGSPHASLSECRAFADALGDRQRHQDVTVIVTAGRDVMAEARDVLARLRASGVEVLPDLCWCSISEPVFPPKTRALITNSGKYAHYGPGLSGRTVRFGSLADCVEAALTGRVPPRLPAWLA; this is encoded by the coding sequence ATGGCCGAACTCTCCGCCCGCAGCATTCTTTCCGGAACAGCCTCCGGTCCGATCATCGCGGCCGGGGAGGCGTTGAGTTTCTGGGGCGGCGTCGATCCGGCGACCGGCCGCGTCATCGACGTGCACCACCCGCTGCACGGCGTCTCGATCACCGGCGGCATCCTGATGATGCCGTCGAGCCGCGGCTCCTGCACCGGCTCCGGCGTCCTGCTCGACCTTGCCTTGACCGGCCGCGCGCCCGCCGCGCTGATCTTCAGCGAGGCCGAGGACGTGCTGACGCTCGGCGCGCTGATCGCCGCGGAAATGTTCGGCAGGTCCCTGCCGGTGCTGCGCCTGTCGCACGATGCCTTCGACGCGCTCTGTCGCGCGAAGACGGCGCGGATCGGCGAGACGGCGATCGAGGCGGACGGCCTCGTGATCCCCGTCGCCCCGCCCGCCACGGCCGCGCTCGACCTCACCGATGACGACCGCGCCATGCTGGACGGCCGCGACGGCATCGCCGTGCAACTCGCCTTGCGCATCACCGTCGCCATGGCCGCCCAGCAGGACGCGGGAAAGCTGGTCGACGTGGTGCAGGGCCATATCGACGGCTGCATCTATGCCAGCCCCGCCAACCTCACCTTCGCGGAGAAGATGGCCGATATGGACGCGAAGGTGCGCGTGCCGACCACGATGAACGCCATCTCCGTCGACCGGGCGAACTGGGAAAAGCAGGGCGTGCCGCACGATTTCGGCGACCCCGCCGCCCGCCTTGCCGATGCCTATGTGCGCATGGGCTGTCGCCCGACCTTCACCTGTTCGCCCTACCTGCTCGACAGCGCGCCGAAGACCGGCGAGGCCATCGCCTGGGCGGAATCCAATGCCGTGATCTTCGCCAATACCGTGCTCGGCGCCCGCACGGCGAAACATCCCGATTTCCTCGATCTCTGCATCGCGCTGACCGGCCGCGCGCCGCTGTCAGGCGTCTATCTGGAGGAGCACCGCAAGGCGCGCCGCGTCATCGATGTCGAATTGCCCGACAATGTGGACGACGCCTTCTGGCCGCTCGTCGGCTATCTCGCCGGCCGCGCCGCGCCCGACCGCATCCCGCTGCTCACCGGCCTTGCCGCGGCAAAGCCGACCCGCGACGACCTGAAGGCCCTTTGTGCCGCCTTCGGCACCACCTCCGCCGCGCCGATGCTGCATATCCAGGGCGTAACGCCCGAGGCGGACGGCGCGGTCGCGCCGGATGCGGACCGCACGGCCATCACAAAAGCCGAGATGATCGATGTCTGGCGGATGTTCAACGACGGCCCCGATGCCGTCGAGCTCGTCGCCATCGGCAGCCCGCATGCCTCGCTGTCGGAATGCCGCGCCTTCGCCGACGCCCTCGGAGATCGCCAGCGACATCAGGACGTGACCGTGATCGTCACCGCGGGCCGGGATGTCATGGCGGAAGCCCGCGACGTGCTGGCGCGCCTCAGGGCAAGCGGCGTCGAGGTCCTGCCGGACCTTTGCTGGTGCTCGATCTCCGAACCCGTCTTCCCGCCGAAAACGCGCGCGCTGATCACCAATTCCGGCAAATACGCCCATTACGGCCCGGGCCTGTCCGGCCGCACCGTGCGTTTCGGCAGTCTTGCCGATTGCGTCGAGGCGGCGCTGACCGGCCGCGTGCCGCCGCGCCTACCGGCCTGGCTCGCCTGA
- a CDS encoding Ldh family oxidoreductase — translation MTQTTTLTISALHARVEAIFLKAGLNAVQAGALARVIVAGERDACKSHGVYRIEGALRTVKAGKVKADAIPELDLNEGSAIVKVNAKGGFANPAFELGVPALAERARKLGIAALVINDCTHFSALWPEVEAVTNEGLAGLVMCPSYATVAPTGGNKPLLGTNPFAFGWPRPNGSPYVFDFATSVAARGEIELHRRAGKQLPEGWAIDAEGNPTTDPEAALAGAMLPFGGHKGSAIGTMIELLAGIMIGDLTSPEVLDYLGTTTLAPFHGELIIALSPEAFAKGRPGDPFARAEVLFDAIVGQGARLPSQRRFVARKASETSGVTLTAAEVEQLDRLLEKGLDAIA, via the coding sequence ATGACGCAAACCACCACCCTGACGATTTCCGCCCTTCACGCGCGCGTCGAAGCGATCTTCCTGAAGGCTGGCCTGAATGCCGTGCAGGCCGGTGCGCTGGCCCGCGTCATCGTCGCCGGCGAGCGGGACGCCTGCAAGTCGCACGGCGTCTACCGCATCGAGGGCGCGCTGCGCACGGTCAAGGCCGGCAAGGTGAAGGCCGACGCCATCCCGGAACTGGACCTCAACGAGGGCTCGGCCATCGTCAAGGTCAACGCGAAGGGCGGCTTTGCCAATCCGGCCTTCGAGCTCGGCGTGCCGGCCCTTGCCGAACGCGCGCGTAAACTCGGCATCGCGGCGCTCGTCATCAACGACTGCACGCATTTCTCCGCGCTGTGGCCGGAAGTGGAAGCCGTGACGAACGAAGGCCTTGCCGGCCTCGTCATGTGCCCGAGCTATGCGACGGTCGCGCCCACCGGCGGCAACAAACCGCTGCTTGGCACCAATCCCTTCGCCTTCGGCTGGCCGCGGCCGAACGGCTCGCCCTATGTCTTCGACTTCGCCACCTCCGTCGCCGCGCGCGGCGAGATCGAGCTGCACCGCCGCGCCGGCAAACAACTGCCCGAGGGCTGGGCGATCGATGCCGAGGGCAATCCGACGACCGACCCGGAAGCCGCGCTCGCCGGCGCGATGCTGCCCTTCGGCGGCCACAAGGGCTCGGCCATCGGCACGATGATCGAGCTCCTCGCCGGCATCATGATCGGCGACCTGACCAGCCCCGAGGTGCTCGACTATCTCGGCACGACGACGCTGGCCCCGTTCCACGGCGAACTCATCATCGCCCTGTCGCCGGAAGCCTTCGCCAAGGGCCGTCCCGGCGATCCCTTCGCCCGCGCCGAAGTGCTGTTTGACGCTATCGTCGGCCAGGGCGCCCGCCTGCCCTCCCAGCGTCGCTTCGTCGCCCGCAAGGCGTCCGAGACATCAGGCGTGACGCTGACGGCCGCCGAGGTGGAACAGCTCGACCGCCTGCTGGAGAAGGGCCTCGACGCGATCGCGTGA
- a CDS encoding amino acid ABC transporter permease, giving the protein MFDTSLTWADLGFLAQGAAMTLAVTAVSVLAGTVLGIFFGVVRNQLGSYWSMPITFLLDVFRSVPLLIQLVLGNALQSIMKLGWAPFTTSCVVLSLYTAAYCTEIVRGGISAVPMTTRRAARSLGMTWWQDMRYIVAPLATRVSLPAWIGLTLGVMKDSALVLWLGLIELLRASQILVTRLQEPLFILLICGAIYFIISFPIARLGGYLERRWSND; this is encoded by the coding sequence ATGTTCGATACCTCTCTCACCTGGGCCGATCTCGGCTTCCTCGCGCAAGGCGCCGCCATGACGCTGGCCGTCACCGCGGTCTCCGTTCTGGCAGGCACCGTGCTCGGCATCTTCTTCGGCGTCGTGCGCAACCAGCTCGGCTCCTACTGGTCGATGCCGATCACCTTCCTGCTCGATGTCTTCCGCTCCGTGCCGCTGCTCATCCAGCTCGTGCTCGGCAATGCGCTGCAGTCGATCATGAAGCTCGGCTGGGCACCCTTCACCACGTCCTGCGTGGTGCTGTCGCTCTATACGGCCGCCTATTGCACCGAGATCGTGCGCGGCGGCATTTCCGCCGTGCCGATGACGACCCGCCGCGCCGCCCGCTCGCTCGGCATGACCTGGTGGCAGGACATGCGCTATATCGTGGCGCCGCTCGCCACCCGTGTCTCGCTGCCGGCCTGGATCGGCCTGACGCTCGGCGTCATGAAGGATTCGGCGCTCGTGCTCTGGCTCGGCCTGATCGAGCTCCTGCGTGCCTCGCAGATCCTCGTCACGCGCCTGCAGGAGCCGCTGTTCATCCTGCTGATATGCGGCGCCATCTACTTCATCATCAGCTTCCCCATCGCCCGGCTGGGCGGGTATCTCGAAAGACGGTGGTCCAATGATTGA
- a CDS encoding aldehyde dehydrogenase (NADP(+)): MAFTPNGKHLVAGAWLDGNGTFTSSPAHGPAHTFAVGTVELVNRAAEAAEEAFLSYGYAPRATRAAFLRAIADEIEARAEAITEIGTQETGLPVARFQGERGRTTGQLRLFADHIEKGDYLDRRFDAALPDRQPAPRQEIRLIQRPIGPVAVFGASNFPLAFSTAGGDTAAALAAGCPVVVKGHSAHPGTGEIVAEAVLAAIEKTGVHPGVFSLIQGGNRQVGEAVVQHPLIKAVGFTGSLAGGRALFNLCAARPEPIPFFGELGSVNPMFLLPEALKARAESLGQGWAGSLTMGAGQFCTNPGIAIVADGADADRFTASAVEALGKVGAQTMLTDGIAKAYHDGQARFESRNTVKPLLKTNSAGREALPNLFEISGDQFLADHALSEEVFGPLGLVVRVSSVDEMAKLARNFEGQLTTTIHMDAGDLDDAKRLRPILERKAGRVLVNGFPTGVEVVDSMVHGGPYPASTNFGATSVGTMSIRRFLRPVSYQNMPEGLLPEDFLN, encoded by the coding sequence ATGGCTTTCACCCCCAACGGTAAACACCTCGTCGCCGGCGCGTGGCTCGATGGTAACGGCACCTTCACCTCCTCGCCCGCCCATGGCCCCGCGCATACCTTCGCCGTCGGCACGGTCGAGCTGGTCAACCGCGCTGCCGAGGCGGCCGAAGAGGCGTTTCTGAGCTACGGTTATGCTCCCCGCGCGACCCGCGCCGCATTCCTGCGCGCCATCGCCGACGAGATCGAGGCCCGCGCCGAGGCGATCACCGAGATCGGCACGCAGGAAACCGGCCTGCCGGTGGCGCGCTTTCAGGGCGAGCGCGGCCGTACGACCGGCCAGCTGCGCCTTTTTGCCGATCATATCGAGAAGGGCGACTATCTCGACCGCCGTTTCGACGCCGCCCTGCCGGATCGCCAGCCGGCGCCGCGTCAGGAAATTCGCCTGATCCAGCGGCCGATCGGCCCGGTCGCCGTGTTCGGCGCCTCCAACTTCCCGCTCGCCTTCTCGACGGCCGGCGGTGACACCGCCGCCGCGCTTGCCGCCGGCTGCCCGGTCGTCGTCAAGGGCCATTCGGCCCATCCCGGTACGGGCGAAATCGTCGCCGAGGCCGTTCTCGCCGCGATCGAGAAGACCGGCGTGCATCCGGGCGTCTTCTCGCTGATCCAGGGCGGCAACCGCCAGGTCGGCGAAGCCGTCGTGCAGCATCCGCTGATCAAGGCGGTCGGCTTCACCGGCTCGCTCGCCGGCGGCCGCGCGCTCTTCAACCTGTGCGCCGCCCGCCCCGAGCCGATCCCGTTCTTCGGCGAGCTCGGCTCGGTCAACCCGATGTTCCTGCTGCCGGAAGCCCTCAAGGCGCGCGCCGAAAGCCTCGGCCAGGGCTGGGCGGGCTCGCTCACCATGGGCGCCGGCCAGTTCTGCACCAATCCGGGCATCGCCATCGTCGCCGACGGCGCGGATGCCGACCGCTTCACCGCGTCCGCCGTCGAAGCGCTCGGCAAGGTCGGCGCACAGACCATGCTGACGGACGGCATCGCCAAGGCCTATCACGACGGCCAGGCCCGCTTCGAAAGCCGCAACACGGTGAAGCCGCTGTTGAAGACGAACTCGGCCGGCCGCGAGGCGCTGCCGAACCTCTTCGAGATCTCGGGCGACCAGTTCCTCGCCGACCACGCGCTCTCCGAAGAAGTCTTCGGCCCGCTCGGCCTCGTCGTGCGCGTCTCGTCGGTCGATGAGATGGCAAAGCTCGCCCGCAACTTCGAGGGCCAGCTGACGACGACCATCCACATGGATGCCGGCGACCTCGATGACGCCAAGCGCCTGCGCCCGATCCTCGAGCGCAAGGCCGGCCGCGTGCTGGTCAACGGCTTCCCGACGGGCGTCGAGGTGGTGGATTCCATGGTGCACGGCGGCCCGTACCCGGCTTCGACGAATTTCGGCGCGACGAGCGTCGGCACGATGTCGATCCGCCGCTTCCTGCGCCCGGTTTCGTACCAGAACATGCCGGAAGGCCTGCTGCCGGAAGATTTCCTCAACTGA